AATGGTGGTGAAGGCCACAGAGATGGCTGCCGCGCCAGAGGCGGTCATGCTGACGATCGTTGCCTGGGCTGCTCCGGCGAAGACGGTGAGTGAGAGCAGTTGTGTTTCAACTGCGCTGAATCCGGTTGCGCGGGCCGCGACGGCGATGGCGACGGAAAACGGGATGACGCCGGGCCAGAGCGGCATGGCCGCCAGAAAGCCGCGCCGAAAGGTTTGGAGCGTATCGACAGGCTGGGTACCGTCAGCCTCGATGGATGCTGGTTGCGACGATGACATTGATCCGTTTGCTCCGCCCCTGTTTCGGTCAACGCCACGGATCATGCCATAACGCGCTCCGCGTTCCAGTCCTGCGATCCACTCTGGCCGCTAGCGTACAATCAGCCGCTGGGTCGCGCTCACTGCCGAGCGCGTTGCAATGAGTCCGGGCAGGTGATGCGTACCCATCCTTCTGCAGCTCACACAGGTCAATGCTGGCGGCCGCAGCGCCGTCGACTCATCGCATTCGCCGCTATCGCGATTGCCGTGCTGGCGATGTTTGGCCCCGCCACCACGCCGAACGCGCTGGCACACTCAGCCCTCTTTCATAGCGATCCGGTGCCCGGCGACAGTCTCAGCGAATCTCCTCCGGCCATTACGCTCTGGTTCACCCGCGATGTTGATCTGGCGTCCAGTCGGGTGACCATCGTCGGCGCGGACGGCGTCGCGCGCTCGACGGGACGGCTGGAGATGATCGGGACATCGAGCGCTCCGGCTATCCGCGTCCCGCTGAACGATGTTCTGTCCCGAGGCAGTTACACGGTTGTCTATGATGTGGTGTCGGCGGTTGATGGGCACGCCAGCAGCGGCCACTTCACGTTCACGGTCGGCGATGCACTGATGCCGAGCCTGGCGCAGCAGAACGCGCTGGCTGGGAGCGTGCAATCCGGCTCGGTGATTCCAGACGCGGCCACAACCAGCGTCCGCTGGCTCAACCTCATGGCGCAGTCCGCGCTCGGCGGCGTGCTGCTGTTTCTGGTCGCGCTGCTCATCCCGGCCCGGCGGGTCGCGGGATTACCGCCAGTCCCGTCGCGTCGCTATCGTCTGCTGATTGCCGGACTGCTGGTCGCGCTCGTCGTCGGCCACCTCGCGGCCCTGCTGTTCCAGTCGATGACGGCGGCGCATGCGGGATCGCTTTCGGCGGCACTCGCTGAGCTGCCCCGCGTGCTCAGTGAGACGCGAGTTGGCATTGTCTGGCTCATCCGCTCGGCGCTGCTGCTTGCGCTGGCGTGCCTCTGCTGGTTGCTCGTTCGCGGGGCGCAACTCACGGGCGCTGTGGATCGCGAGCGCTGGCGATGGTCTGCCGGTCTGGGGATCGCGGCAGTGCTCGTACTGACATCCAGCCTCGTCAGCCACGCGGCGGGTAGCGACGGATCGATCGACGCGCTTCTACTCGTCGACTGGCTGCACGGCATGGCTGCCGCCGTCTGGTTCGGTGGAATCGTGGGCCTGCTCGTCTCGTTCGATCTGCTGCCGTCCGGTGTCGCCCGCAGGGCGTTCCTCTGGCGCTATGCGCGTTTTGCGCTCGTTGCCCTCGGCACTCTGATCCTGACCGGCTTCGTGCTGGCACGCAGTGAAGCCCTGAGCTGGGACGGACTGCTCTCAACCGACTACGGCATGTGGCTGCTGATCAAGCTGGTCCTCGTCGCCGGAGTCATTGGCGTTGGCGCACACCACCTGCTGAACGTCTATACGCAGATCGGCGTCGGATCACTTGAGCAGCAGCGGCGGACCTCACACTGGTTTCCACGCACGCTGCGGCTGGAAGCCGCTATCGCAGCGATCATCGTCGTGGTCAGCAGCATCCTGGTCGGAACGCTACCGGCGCGCGATGTACTCCAGGCACCGGGGGTGCTCGGCTCGACCAGGCTTGTCGCCGAGACTTCAATCACTATTCGCATTTCCCCGACGCCGATCGGCGCGAACGAATACTCGGTTGTCGTTTCACCGAGCGATCCGGAAACGTTCGGGGTGATTGCAGGCATCGATCTGCGCTTTACCTGGATTGATGACCAGTCGGCCAGCGAGGTGACGACGCACCTGCGCCAATCCGGTTCGGTCGAAGCGCGCACCTTTGTTGGCAGCGGTGCGTTTATAGAGCATGAGGGTAACTGGCTGGTCACGATCGTCGTGCAACGCGATGGATTCGATGCCAGCCTCGATGTTCCGATCGGCGTCACTGCGTCGGACGGGGTGCTATCGCTGACCGGAGTGCCGGCGGCTGAGAGCGCCAACGACGGTCGGGCGACCGCCATCGGTCTCGCCTGGTTGGCTATCGGGCTGCTGTTGTTCGTGGGTGCCTGGCGACTACACGCGCAACGATCGAGCATGCGCTATGGCTTGATTGGGGCGGGATTTGTGGCAATGGGCCTCGGTCTGCTGCTTCTTGCTGTTGGCCAAGATGTTTTTGTGCGATGATAGAACTTGACTCCGGTTATTGCTATATTTGTTTGTATCTGACTTTTCAGGGGTAACGCTATTTCGTGGAGTGGCGGGAACATGGGGCGACTGCACCGCTGGATCGAATCCCAACCTCCTCACTTCGTACTGATCGCTTGCATCGTCGTCGCAGGATTGATCGGTATCGTTGATGTCGCTACGGGCGCTCAACTCTTCCTTACAGTCCTCTACCTGGTCCCGATCTCGGTTGCAACGTGGCGCGCCGGT
This is a stretch of genomic DNA from Thermomicrobiales bacterium. It encodes these proteins:
- a CDS encoding copper resistance protein CopC, encoding MRTHPSAAHTGQCWRPQRRRLIAFAAIAIAVLAMFGPATTPNALAHSALFHSDPVPGDSLSESPPAITLWFTRDVDLASSRVTIVGADGVARSTGRLEMIGTSSAPAIRVPLNDVLSRGSYTVVYDVVSAVDGHASSGHFTFTVGDALMPSLAQQNALAGSVQSGSVIPDAATTSVRWLNLMAQSALGGVLLFLVALLIPARRVAGLPPVPSRRYRLLIAGLLVALVVGHLAALLFQSMTAAHAGSLSAALAELPRVLSETRVGIVWLIRSALLLALACLCWLLVRGAQLTGAVDRERWRWSAGLGIAAVLVLTSSLVSHAAGSDGSIDALLLVDWLHGMAAAVWFGGIVGLLVSFDLLPSGVARRAFLWRYARFALVALGTLILTGFVLARSEALSWDGLLSTDYGMWLLIKLVLVAGVIGVGAHHLLNVYTQIGVGSLEQQRRTSHWFPRTLRLEAAIAAIIVVVSSILVGTLPARDVLQAPGVLGSTRLVAETSITIRISPTPIGANEYSVVVSPSDPETFGVIAGIDLRFTWIDDQSASEVTTHLRQSGSVEARTFVGSGAFIEHEGNWLVTIVVQRDGFDASLDVPIGVTASDGVLSLTGVPAAESANDGRATAIGLAWLAIGLLLFVGAWRLHAQRSSMRYGLIGAGFVAMGLGLLLLAVGQDVFVR